From the genome of Haemophilus parainfluenzae, one region includes:
- a CDS encoding DNA polymerase III subunit chi, whose amino-acid sequence MAKNAQFYLLNPEKKITVEQLACDLAAQAWRLGKRVLIACETEEQAFLIDEALWQREPNEFVPHNLSGEATQYAPPIEISWKGKRNAQRRDLLINLQMEVPDFSHSFTQLIDFVPVEETQKAQARERYKILRSQGWTLSTENT is encoded by the coding sequence ATGGCAAAAAACGCACAATTTTATCTCTTAAATCCAGAAAAGAAGATAACAGTTGAGCAACTTGCCTGTGATCTTGCCGCTCAAGCGTGGCGTTTAGGCAAGCGAGTATTAATCGCTTGCGAAACAGAAGAGCAAGCATTTTTAATTGATGAAGCATTATGGCAAAGGGAACCGAATGAGTTTGTCCCTCATAATCTTTCAGGCGAAGCAACACAATATGCACCGCCAATTGAGATTAGTTGGAAAGGCAAACGCAATGCCCAACGTCGAGATTTGCTGATCAATTTGCAAATGGAAGTGCCGGATTTTAGCCACAGCTTTACACAATTAATTGATTTTGTACCAGTAGAAGAAACGCAAAAAGCTCAAGCGCGTGAACGTTATAAAATTCTTCGCTCGCAGGGTTGGACGCTTTCTACTGAAAACACTTAA
- the fumC gene encoding class II fumarate hydratase: MAFRIEKDTMGEVQVPADKYWAAQTERSRNNFKIGPAASMPHEIIEAFGYLKKAAAFANCDLGVLPAEKRDLIATACDEILAGKLDDQFPLVIWQTGSGTQSNMNVNEVVANRAHVLHGGKLGEKSFIHPNDDVNKSQSSNDTFPTAMHIAAYKKVVEHTIPCVERLQKTFAKKSAEFKDVVKIGRTHLMDATPLTLGQEFSAYAAQLDFGLRALRNTLPHLSQLALGGTAVGTGLNTPKGYDVKVADYIAKFTGLPFVTAENKFEALAAHDAIVETHGAIKQLAMSLFKIANDIRLLASGPRSGIGEILIPENEPGSSIMPGKVNPTQCEALTMVCAQVFGNDTTISFVGSQGHFQLNVFNPVMVANFLQSAQLLGDACVSFDEHCATGIQPNYPRIKQQLENSLMLVTALNTHIGYENAAKIAKTAHKNGTTLREEAINLGLVSAEDFDKWVRPEDMVGSLK, translated from the coding sequence ATGGCATTTCGTATTGAAAAAGACACTATGGGCGAAGTTCAAGTTCCTGCAGATAAATACTGGGCAGCACAAACCGAACGTTCCCGTAACAACTTCAAAATTGGTCCGGCAGCCTCTATGCCGCACGAAATTATTGAAGCTTTCGGTTATTTGAAAAAAGCCGCTGCTTTCGCAAACTGTGATTTAGGTGTATTACCTGCTGAGAAACGTGATTTAATCGCAACCGCCTGTGATGAAATCCTTGCAGGAAAATTAGACGACCAATTTCCATTAGTCATTTGGCAAACCGGTTCAGGTACACAATCAAACATGAACGTGAACGAAGTAGTGGCTAACCGTGCTCACGTTTTACATGGTGGTAAATTAGGTGAAAAATCATTCATCCATCCAAATGATGATGTGAACAAATCCCAATCTTCAAATGATACTTTCCCAACTGCAATGCACATTGCGGCATACAAAAAAGTAGTTGAACACACCATTCCTTGTGTAGAACGTTTACAAAAAACTTTTGCTAAAAAATCTGCAGAATTTAAAGATGTGGTAAAAATTGGCCGTACTCACTTAATGGACGCAACCCCATTAACATTAGGCCAAGAATTCTCTGCATACGCCGCACAATTAGATTTTGGTCTACGTGCACTAAGAAATACCCTTCCACACTTAAGTCAATTAGCACTTGGTGGTACAGCTGTAGGTACTGGTTTGAACACACCAAAAGGCTATGATGTGAAAGTAGCAGATTACATTGCAAAATTCACTGGTTTACCATTTGTGACTGCAGAAAACAAATTTGAAGCGTTAGCCGCACACGATGCGATTGTGGAAACTCACGGTGCAATTAAACAATTAGCGATGAGCTTATTCAAAATTGCAAACGACATTCGTTTATTAGCATCAGGCCCTCGTTCTGGTATCGGTGAAATCTTAATTCCTGAAAATGAACCAGGTTCTTCAATCATGCCGGGTAAAGTGAACCCAACTCAATGTGAAGCATTAACCATGGTATGTGCACAAGTATTCGGTAACGATACCACCATCTCTTTCGTTGGCTCACAAGGTCACTTCCAATTAAACGTATTTAACCCTGTCATGGTGGCGAATTTCTTACAATCTGCACAATTATTGGGTGATGCTTGCGTATCATTTGATGAACACTGCGCAACCGGTATTCAACCAAACTACCCACGCATTAAACAACAATTGGAAAATTCATTGATGTTAGTAACCGCACTTAATACACACATTGGTTACGAAAATGCAGCGAAAATTGCGAAAACGGCACACAAAAACGGTACAACCTTACGTGAAGAAGCGATTAACTTAGGCTTAGTTTCAGCCGAAGATTTCGACAAATGGGTTCGTCCAGAAGATATGGTGGGTAGCTTAAAATAA
- a CDS encoding chalcone isomerase family protein has translation MKLKFIIAAISALFSTALFAQWQPVGNAEYTWGPFHVYTVGLYSETGSYEKNERPLMFSIKYEKPVEGKNFAIALTKEMEAQNLSKDDTTAWLKKMQEIFPDFSPSDILNFVALQDKGYFVLNDTVLDHEFDQKFTQAFIDVWLSDKSSFIKLQPQLLGKEKPAHDSKEFQHQPASEPFDEENTMPELPPNYDFKQDAKG, from the coding sequence ATGAAACTGAAATTTATTATTGCTGCCATTTCAGCCTTATTTTCCACCGCACTTTTTGCCCAATGGCAACCAGTTGGCAACGCTGAATACACATGGGGGCCATTCCATGTTTATACTGTCGGCTTATATTCTGAAACGGGGTCATATGAAAAGAATGAACGTCCGTTAATGTTTTCGATTAAATATGAGAAACCAGTTGAAGGGAAAAATTTCGCCATTGCTTTAACTAAAGAAATGGAAGCCCAAAACTTAAGTAAAGACGACACTACTGCATGGCTGAAAAAAATGCAGGAAATCTTCCCTGATTTTTCACCAAGCGACATCTTAAATTTTGTTGCCTTACAAGATAAAGGCTATTTTGTGTTAAACGACACCGTGTTAGATCACGAATTCGATCAAAAATTTACACAAGCGTTTATTGATGTGTGGCTTTCAGATAAAAGTAGTTTTATCAAATTACAACCGCAATTATTAGGTAAAGAAAAACCGGCTCACGATAGCAAAGAATTTCAACATCAACCGGCAAGCGAGCCTTTTGATGAAGAAAATACAATGCCGGAATTACCACCAAATTACGATTTTAAACAAGACGCAAAAGGATAA
- a CDS encoding RimK family alpha-L-glutamate ligase: MKLLMLCREPRLYSCQRLKEAAESCGHQMDILDPNRCILKLDKNQPHFSLYYQQNAESEPYLLPDYDAVLPRFGTTSTQMGCSVLRHFQGKGVYCLNKEQAFLAARDKWRSLQMLLEQGIAVPSSVLSGCEVEPKQAIKQTTAPMIIKTLKGSQGIGVILAERPQSAVSILETLKDANVPVLLQDFIEEAKGTDIRCFVIGDKVVATMQRIGQDGEFRANFHRGGTAEKVKLTEEEKSIAIRATKALGLAVAGVDLIRSKEGLLVLEVNASPGLEMIEKTSGIDIALQMILFLEQQVKQ, translated from the coding sequence ATGAAATTATTGATGCTTTGCCGTGAGCCTCGCCTTTATAGCTGCCAGCGTTTAAAAGAAGCAGCAGAAAGTTGCGGGCATCAAATGGATATTTTGGATCCGAATCGTTGCATTTTAAAACTCGACAAAAATCAACCGCACTTTTCTTTGTATTATCAACAAAATGCAGAAAGTGAGCCTTATTTATTGCCTGATTATGATGCGGTGTTACCACGCTTTGGGACGACAAGCACCCAAATGGGCTGTTCGGTATTACGTCATTTCCAAGGGAAGGGTGTCTATTGCCTTAATAAAGAACAGGCATTTTTAGCTGCTCGCGATAAATGGCGCAGTTTGCAGATGTTATTGGAGCAAGGCATTGCAGTACCGAGTTCAGTCTTATCTGGTTGTGAAGTTGAGCCGAAACAAGCCATTAAGCAAACAACCGCTCCAATGATTATTAAAACCTTAAAAGGCTCACAAGGGATTGGCGTGATTTTAGCCGAGCGTCCACAAAGTGCGGTTAGTATTTTAGAAACGTTAAAAGATGCGAATGTGCCTGTCTTGTTACAAGATTTTATCGAAGAGGCAAAAGGGACAGATATTCGCTGTTTTGTGATCGGTGATAAAGTCGTCGCGACAATGCAGCGTATTGGGCAAGATGGCGAGTTTCGTGCGAATTTTCACCGTGGTGGCACAGCAGAAAAAGTTAAACTCACTGAAGAGGAAAAATCCATTGCCATTCGAGCAACTAAAGCTTTAGGGCTTGCGGTAGCCGGTGTTGATTTGATTCGTTCAAAAGAAGGTTTATTAGTGCTTGAAGTGAATGCTAGTCCAGGATTAGAAATGATTGAGAAGACCAGTGGCATTGATATTGCATTGCAGATGATCTTGTTTTTAGAACAGCAAGTGAAACAATAA
- a CDS encoding GrxA family glutaredoxin, which produces MFVVIFGRPGCPYCVRAKNLAEKLKGEVADFDYRYVDIIAEGISKADLSKSVGKEVETVPQIFIDEKPIGGCTDFEALMKEQFNVVA; this is translated from the coding sequence ATGTTCGTAGTTATTTTTGGTCGTCCAGGCTGCCCTTATTGTGTACGTGCAAAAAACCTTGCTGAAAAATTAAAAGGTGAAGTAGCGGATTTCGATTATCGCTATGTAGATATTATCGCTGAAGGCATTTCTAAAGCAGATTTATCAAAATCTGTCGGTAAAGAAGTGGAAACTGTGCCACAAATCTTTATCGATGAAAAACCAATCGGCGGTTGCACTGATTTCGAAGCATTAATGAAAGAACAATTTAACGTTGTTGCTTAA
- a CDS encoding glycoside hydrolase family 2 TIM barrel-domain containing protein yields the protein MSLPHYFEDPQTLHVNTTPHHAYFIPFSSTESAVKKTREFSPYFTLLDGEWDFAYFESYTHLPQDFLHFSFTDKIPVPSNWQNHGYDNHQYTNVNYPFPFDPPYVPIENPCGLYHRVFNVEINAEKRYLLNFEGVDSCLFVYVNHQFVGYSQISHCTSEFDITDFLQQGKNHLHVLVLKWCDGSYLEDQDKFRMSGIFRDVYLLERERNYLQDFFIQTQLNQELTKAQLYVACQFAEREHPISWQLFDPQGKLIIEQKGHAFHAEIENAQLWHAENPRLYTLILQYGSEVICQKVGLRHIEVKNGVMLFNGQAIKFKGVNRHDSDPKTGYVISREQVLQDLRLMKQHNFNAIRTAHYPNAPWFTELCDEYGFYVIAESDIESHGTNAVYVESPETSILLGVKTEIDHDAIRQKTIDNYCYMARSPEFNQAILDRTYANVERDKNRPSVVIWSLGNESGYGENFEQAAAWVKLRDPSRLVHYENAIFQHSAHQNDTSNLDFHSEMYTSTEELDAYFADAQNQKPYLFCEYLHAMGNSCGDTEDYFQAMEQHAGACGGFVWEWCNHSPYLPNSSKMGYGGDFNDTPNDGNFCADGLVTADRQIQSNLLEYKNVYRPLRATLKNGHIELKNYLDFTDAAEAISIHYQITEDFAVIQEGQIDDLNIAPKSTALLPLTLPTSNGSLQVLTLTYHQKTETGLIPQGHCLGFDQIILSEQQQFSTNEFKPNHHSISVSEHANLILVKVADVEYQFDQYKGTIYQIRKAGEPWLNQPTDFNIWRAPLDNDSLMKAHWLAAGYDRATSRAYDYRLTKQESAVEITFKLGLVAVSKARILTLNVEYRIEQNGLLQINIHAEKQPHLPFLPRFGLRFFLNQGFNQVEYVGYGPTESYLDKHHAMAFGRYKTTPESNHVPYLKPQENGSHYGCREVKVANLSDCFTVQSHSPFSMNVSPYSQEELGSKKHQYDLEKSGSTILCVDYKMSGVGSNSCGPALKEQYRLNETEWDWSILLQIN from the coding sequence ATGTCGTTGCCTCATTATTTTGAAGATCCGCAAACCTTGCACGTGAATACCACACCGCATCATGCTTATTTTATTCCTTTTTCTTCAACAGAAAGTGCGGTCAAAAAGACACGAGAATTTTCTCCTTACTTTACCTTACTAGATGGGGAATGGGATTTTGCTTATTTTGAAAGCTATACTCACTTGCCTCAAGATTTCCTTCATTTTTCCTTTACAGATAAAATCCCTGTTCCTTCCAATTGGCAAAATCATGGTTACGATAATCATCAATATACTAATGTAAATTATCCTTTCCCTTTTGATCCGCCTTATGTGCCCATTGAAAATCCTTGTGGTTTGTATCATCGCGTTTTTAATGTTGAAATCAATGCCGAAAAACGGTATCTCTTAAATTTTGAAGGGGTAGATAGCTGCTTATTTGTCTATGTGAATCACCAATTTGTAGGCTACAGCCAAATCAGTCATTGCACTAGCGAATTTGATATTACTGACTTTTTGCAACAAGGGAAAAATCACTTACATGTTCTTGTGTTGAAATGGTGTGATGGCAGTTATTTGGAAGATCAAGACAAATTCCGAATGTCCGGCATTTTTCGAGATGTTTATCTGTTAGAGAGAGAAAGAAATTACTTACAAGATTTCTTCATTCAAACACAATTGAATCAAGAGCTTACTAAGGCTCAATTGTATGTGGCCTGTCAGTTTGCAGAACGCGAACACCCCATTTCTTGGCAATTATTTGATCCTCAAGGCAAATTGATAATTGAACAAAAAGGGCATGCATTTCATGCTGAAATTGAAAATGCACAATTATGGCATGCAGAGAACCCTCGCTTATACACGTTGATTTTGCAATATGGATCAGAAGTGATTTGCCAAAAGGTCGGCTTGCGTCATATCGAAGTAAAGAATGGCGTAATGTTATTTAATGGGCAAGCGATTAAGTTTAAAGGTGTTAATCGCCATGATAGCGATCCTAAAACCGGTTATGTCATTAGTCGCGAACAAGTGTTGCAAGATTTACGCTTAATGAAACAGCATAATTTTAATGCTATTCGTACCGCGCATTATCCTAATGCACCTTGGTTTACTGAACTGTGTGATGAATATGGTTTTTATGTGATTGCGGAAAGTGATATTGAATCGCACGGCACGAATGCGGTCTATGTAGAGTCACCAGAAACAAGCATTTTGTTAGGGGTAAAAACAGAGATTGATCATGACGCAATTCGTCAAAAAACAATCGACAATTATTGTTATATGGCTCGAAGCCCTGAATTTAATCAAGCCATTTTAGACCGCACTTATGCCAATGTTGAGCGAGATAAAAATCGTCCTTCTGTCGTGATTTGGTCATTGGGAAATGAAAGTGGCTACGGTGAAAATTTTGAGCAAGCAGCCGCTTGGGTGAAACTGCGCGATCCAAGTCGCTTGGTGCATTATGAAAATGCGATCTTTCAACATTCAGCGCATCAAAATGACACATCCAATTTAGATTTTCATAGCGAAATGTATACCAGTACGGAAGAATTGGATGCTTATTTTGCCGATGCCCAAAATCAAAAGCCGTATCTCTTTTGCGAATATTTGCATGCGATGGGAAATTCTTGCGGTGACACAGAAGATTATTTCCAAGCTATGGAACAACACGCAGGCGCTTGTGGTGGCTTTGTATGGGAGTGGTGTAATCATTCCCCTTATTTGCCAAACTCAAGCAAGATGGGCTATGGCGGGGATTTTAATGACACGCCGAATGACGGTAATTTTTGTGCTGATGGATTAGTGACGGCAGACCGTCAAATTCAAAGCAATTTGTTGGAATACAAAAATGTGTATCGTCCACTTCGAGCTACATTAAAAAATGGCCATATTGAACTCAAAAATTATTTGGATTTTACGGATGCGGCAGAGGCTATTTCGATTCATTATCAAATCACCGAAGATTTTGCTGTTATACAAGAAGGCCAAATAGATGATTTAAACATTGCACCAAAATCAACCGCTCTTTTGCCTTTAACATTGCCGACAAGTAACGGTTCATTACAAGTTTTAACATTGACCTATCATCAAAAAACAGAAACGGGCTTAATTCCCCAAGGGCATTGTTTGGGATTTGATCAGATCATTTTGTCGGAGCAACAACAATTCTCTACAAATGAATTCAAACCAAATCATCACTCGATTTCTGTTTCAGAACATGCCAATTTAATTTTAGTTAAAGTGGCAGATGTTGAATATCAGTTTGATCAATATAAAGGCACTATTTATCAAATTCGCAAAGCGGGCGAGCCTTGGTTGAATCAACCTACTGATTTCAATATTTGGCGAGCGCCTTTAGATAACGATAGTTTAATGAAAGCACATTGGCTTGCTGCAGGTTACGATCGTGCGACGAGTCGAGCCTATGATTATCGCTTAACCAAGCAGGAAAGTGCGGTTGAAATTACCTTTAAATTAGGATTGGTTGCCGTATCAAAAGCGCGAATTTTGACATTGAATGTAGAGTATCGTATTGAACAAAATGGGTTGCTTCAGATTAATATTCATGCTGAAAAACAACCGCACTTGCCATTCTTACCACGTTTTGGCTTGCGTTTTTTCCTTAACCAAGGATTTAACCAAGTAGAGTATGTGGGCTATGGTCCAACGGAAAGTTATCTGGATAAACATCACGCCATGGCTTTCGGTCGTTATAAGACAACGCCAGAAAGCAATCATGTGCCTTATTTAAAACCACAAGAAAATGGCAGTCACTATGGTTGTCGTGAAGTGAAGGTGGCGAATTTGTCTGATTGCTTTACCGTGCAAAGTCATTCGCCTTTTAGCATGAATGTTTCCCCTTATTCTCAAGAAGAATTGGGTAGTAAAAAGCACCAATATGATTTGGAAAAAAGTGGCAGTACGATCTTGTGTGTGGATTATAAAATGAGTGGGGTAGGTTCTAACTCTTGTGGACCCGCATTAAAAGAACAATATCGTTTGAATGAAACGGAGTGGGATTGGTCGATTTTGTTGCAAATTAACTAA
- the manA gene encoding mannose-6-phosphate isomerase, class I: MIYRLTGQVQHYAWGGKNYIASLIGLHSAKDQPCAEWWLGAHPSAPSEIDNASNKQSLIEFLSQNPTALGQASRQQFGDELPYLLKILDVEKPLSIQLHPTKAQAEKGFEAENAKGVALTDSTRTYKDRNHKPEMMIALSDFWLLHGFKTKAQILATLNARPSLQPLAEKLGTQNLAEFYADVMLADQSTLANWLLPIIEANQQPYKNGELALDNPDYWVLYTVESMSISPEKLDAGLVCFYLFNIVHLKEGEGIFQDAGIPHAYLRGQNVELMACSDNVIRGGLTPKYVDIVELLKIVDCREVIPQIISAAPQNQSEFTYKTPVKDFALAQIRVDPEQQTEVNIQSAGILLVMQGELKIQEKSTALTLKQGESAFITADSNVEIMSEKGGYAFLAKLP; this comes from the coding sequence ATGATTTATCGATTAACAGGCCAAGTACAGCATTATGCATGGGGCGGAAAAAACTATATTGCATCATTGATTGGATTACATTCAGCGAAAGATCAACCTTGTGCAGAGTGGTGGTTAGGTGCACATCCATCAGCACCTTCTGAGATTGATAATGCCAGTAACAAACAATCCCTTATTGAATTTTTATCGCAAAATCCGACCGCACTTGGGCAAGCAAGTCGTCAGCAATTTGGTGATGAACTTCCTTATTTGTTAAAGATTTTAGATGTTGAAAAGCCGTTATCGATTCAATTGCATCCGACTAAGGCCCAAGCTGAAAAGGGCTTTGAGGCTGAAAATGCAAAAGGCGTGGCATTAACAGACAGCACTCGGACTTATAAAGATAGAAATCATAAACCAGAAATGATGATTGCCTTATCTGATTTCTGGCTTTTACATGGTTTTAAAACAAAAGCTCAAATCCTTGCCACATTAAATGCGCGCCCCTCTTTGCAACCTTTGGCTGAAAAACTTGGCACACAAAACCTTGCTGAATTCTATGCGGATGTGATGTTGGCGGATCAATCAACGCTCGCAAATTGGCTATTACCCATTATTGAAGCCAATCAACAGCCTTATAAAAATGGCGAGTTGGCACTTGATAATCCTGATTATTGGGTGCTTTATACAGTGGAATCCATGTCAATTTCGCCTGAAAAATTAGATGCTGGCTTGGTGTGTTTTTATCTCTTTAATATCGTACATTTAAAAGAAGGGGAAGGTATTTTCCAAGATGCAGGCATTCCTCATGCTTATCTTCGCGGACAAAACGTGGAGTTAATGGCATGTTCTGATAATGTGATTCGTGGTGGATTAACACCAAAATATGTCGATATTGTCGAATTATTAAAAATTGTGGATTGTCGCGAAGTGATACCACAAATTATCTCAGCCGCACCTCAAAATCAGTCAGAATTTACTTATAAAACGCCAGTAAAAGATTTTGCTTTAGCTCAAATTCGTGTTGACCCCGAGCAGCAAACAGAAGTGAATATTCAAAGTGCGGGTATTTTGTTGGTGATGCAAGGCGAGCTGAAAATACAAGAAAAATCAACCGCACTTACCTTGAAACAAGGTGAGTCAGCCTTCATTACAGCGGATTCTAACGTTGAGATAATGAGTGAAAAAGGCGGTTATGCCTTCTTGGCAAAATTACCATAA
- the crr gene encoding PTS glucose transporter subunit IIA codes for MGLFDKLFGSKENKTVEVEIYAPLSGEIVNIEDVPDVVFSEKIVGDGIAIRPTGNKIVAPVDGVIGKIFETNHAFSMESKEGVELFVHFGIDTVELKGEGFTRIAQEGQSVKRGDTVIEFDLATLESKAKSVLTPVVISNMDEISSIEKKSGEVIAGESVVLSLTK; via the coding sequence ATGGGCTTATTTGACAAATTATTTGGTTCAAAAGAAAACAAAACAGTGGAAGTCGAAATTTATGCGCCACTTTCTGGTGAGATTGTGAATATCGAAGATGTACCAGATGTTGTTTTCTCTGAAAAAATCGTGGGTGATGGTATTGCGATTCGCCCAACAGGTAACAAAATTGTTGCGCCTGTTGATGGTGTAATTGGTAAAATTTTTGAAACCAACCATGCGTTTTCAATGGAATCAAAAGAGGGGGTTGAATTATTCGTTCACTTCGGTATTGATACCGTTGAATTAAAAGGTGAAGGATTCACTCGCATCGCACAAGAAGGTCAAAGCGTAAAACGCGGCGACACAGTAATCGAATTTGATTTAGCAACATTAGAGTCAAAAGCAAAATCAGTTTTAACACCAGTTGTTATCTCTAACATGGATGAAATCTCATCTATCGAGAAAAAATCGGGTGAAGTGATTGCTGGGGAATCTGTTGTTTTAAGTTTAACAAAATAA
- the ptsI gene encoding phosphoenolpyruvate-protein phosphotransferase PtsI, with protein MITGIPASPGIVFGKALVLKEEKIVLDTQKISEEQVEAEVARFYAGREAAVEQLNSIHQRALKSLGEEKAAIFEGHLMILEDEELEEEIIDYLRSNKVNASVAASKIIDQQVEMLSEIDDEYLKERAGDIRDIGNRLIKNILGMHIVDLGDITEESILVAYDLTPSETAQLNLEKVLGFITDIGGRTSHTSIMARSLELPAIVGTNDVTARVNTGDYLILDAVNNRVYVNPTQAEIDELKTLEAKLAEEKAELAKLKDLPAVTLDGHKVDVVANIGTIRDCEGAHRNGAEGVGLYRTEFLFMDRDQLPSEEEQFIAYKEVVEAMEGRLVVLRTMDIGGDKELPYLNLPKEMNPFLGWRAVRIALDRREILHAQLRAVLRASAFGKLAVMFPMIISVEEIRELKSVLETLKAELRAEGKAFDENIQVGVMVETPSAAVNAKFLAKEVDFFSIGTNDLTQYTLAVDRGNELISHLYNPMSPSVLGLIKQVIDASHAEGKWTGMCGELAGDERATLLLLGMGLDEFSMSAISVPRIKKLIRHVNYQEVKALADEALQKPTAAEIEQLIQAFLAEKSLN; from the coding sequence ATGATTACAGGTATTCCAGCGTCACCAGGTATCGTTTTTGGTAAAGCCTTAGTATTAAAAGAAGAAAAAATTGTTCTTGATACGCAAAAAATTTCAGAAGAGCAAGTTGAGGCAGAAGTTGCCCGTTTTTATGCTGGTCGTGAAGCTGCTGTTGAGCAACTTAATTCTATTCATCAACGTGCATTAAAATCCTTAGGTGAAGAAAAAGCGGCCATCTTTGAAGGCCATTTAATGATCCTTGAAGATGAAGAGTTAGAAGAGGAAATTATTGATTATCTTCGTTCAAACAAAGTGAATGCGAGTGTGGCAGCAAGTAAAATCATCGATCAACAAGTTGAAATGTTGTCTGAAATTGATGATGAATACTTAAAAGAACGTGCGGGTGATATTCGCGATATCGGTAATCGTTTAATCAAAAATATTTTAGGCATGCATATTGTGGATCTTGGTGATATTACCGAAGAATCCATCCTTGTGGCTTACGATTTAACCCCATCAGAAACTGCTCAATTAAACTTAGAAAAAGTATTAGGTTTTATCACCGATATTGGTGGTAGAACATCTCACACCTCAATTATGGCTCGTTCACTTGAATTGCCTGCCATTGTAGGGACAAATGATGTCACAGCACGAGTGAATACAGGTGATTATCTTATTTTAGATGCGGTAAACAACCGTGTTTACGTGAATCCGACTCAAGCTGAAATTGACGAATTAAAAACCTTAGAAGCAAAACTCGCTGAAGAAAAAGCAGAATTAGCGAAATTAAAAGATTTACCAGCGGTGACCCTTGATGGTCATAAAGTTGATGTGGTAGCCAATATTGGTACGATTCGCGATTGCGAAGGTGCACATCGTAATGGTGCAGAAGGGGTAGGTTTATACCGTACAGAATTCCTCTTTATGGATCGCGATCAATTGCCGAGCGAAGAAGAGCAATTCATTGCTTATAAAGAAGTAGTTGAAGCAATGGAAGGTCGTCTAGTGGTATTACGTACCATGGATATCGGCGGTGATAAAGAGCTTCCATATTTAAATTTACCAAAAGAAATGAACCCATTCTTAGGATGGCGTGCGGTACGTATTGCCCTTGATCGTCGTGAAATTTTACATGCACAATTAAGAGCGGTATTACGTGCGTCAGCATTTGGTAAACTTGCTGTGATGTTCCCGATGATTATTTCGGTAGAAGAAATTCGTGAATTAAAATCAGTGCTTGAAACCTTAAAAGCAGAATTGCGTGCAGAAGGTAAAGCTTTTGATGAAAATATCCAAGTGGGTGTCATGGTTGAAACACCATCTGCAGCGGTGAATGCGAAATTCTTAGCGAAAGAAGTGGATTTCTTTAGTATTGGTACAAACGATTTAACGCAATATACGCTAGCTGTTGACCGTGGTAATGAATTAATTTCTCACTTATACAATCCTATGTCTCCTTCAGTACTAGGCTTGATCAAACAAGTGATTGATGCTTCTCATGCAGAAGGTAAATGGACAGGTATGTGTGGTGAGTTAGCCGGTGATGAACGAGCAACCTTATTGTTACTCGGTATGGGCTTAGATGAATTTAGTATGAGTGCAATTTCTGTGCCACGTATTAAAAAATTAATTCGTCATGTGAATTATCAAGAGGTGAAAGCCTTAGCTGATGAAGCATTACAAAAACCAACCGCTGCTGAAATTGAGCAATTAATTCAAGCTTTTTTAGCAGAAAAATCGTTAAACTAG
- the ptsH gene encoding phosphocarrier protein Hpr, giving the protein MFSKDVEITAPNGLHTRPAAQFVKEAKAFASDVTVTSGGKSASAKSLFKLQTLGLTQGTVITISAEGEDEQQAVEHLVALIPTLE; this is encoded by the coding sequence ATGTTCTCAAAAGATGTAGAAATTACAGCTCCTAATGGTTTACACACCCGTCCAGCGGCGCAATTTGTAAAAGAAGCGAAAGCATTTGCTTCTGATGTAACAGTGACCTCCGGTGGTAAAAGTGCAAGTGCGAAAAGCCTATTTAAGCTACAAACCTTAGGCTTAACGCAAGGAACTGTAATCACCATCTCGGCGGAAGGTGAAGACGAACAACAAGCCGTTGAACATTTAGTAGCATTAATTCCTACTTTAGAATAA